Proteins encoded in a region of the Stieleria neptunia genome:
- a CDS encoding efflux RND transporter periplasmic adaptor subunit, producing MKLVFQKLRDNTWLVQAVGFLVIGFAFAWWLRGPSSSDSSAGSQGVVAEQASNAPAIWTCSMHPQIRRDGPGSCPICGMDLVPVKKSASGVRTVSINADVKKLMNIQTVPVGRQYVTADVRMVGKIEYDETRLAHITAWVSGRLDRLYVDFTGVEVNKGDHMAYIYSEELYTAQQELIAAIESNAGRSSSRFVKPIDLAESAREKLRLLGITEEQIQGIEQRGKPTEHLTIYSPASGIVVEKLRQEGDRVRTGDRIYTVADLSHLWVQMDAYESDLAWLRYGQEVEFTTEAYPGEVFKGQIAFIDPVLNKDTRTVKVRVNVSNEDGRLKPEMFVRAIVRSKIAAGGRVLDASLAGKWISPMHPEIIKDEPGNCDICKMPLVRAESLGYVTAEPSDTAKPLVIPVSAALLTGTRAIVYVQVPDAEEPTYEGREIVLGPRAGDYYLVKSGLKEGELVVTNGNFKLDSALQISAKPSMMTPAGGGGGGGHHHGGDAMPKGEGDAMTDHSQMSLPHKVGQQMLAVLESVKSVEAAIEEAELSKIREAFATVGQRVAAVDANTLSGDMAAQWQEFAMLLGNDSVEGQDIQSLQDADRVTLVTKEHAMRLQKMFGISHAGHEMPEETLDVPMAFRQQLDRLLPAYLAIADGLASDKVDTATSGVEQLHQSLHSIDASGLDDVVAKRWAAETRSLSSIAARLAKATDLEAMRSAFALLSDELITIQRMFGFHSGSQLFELHCPMAFDGRGATWLQSNDTVRNPYYGGSMLKCADKVEPLVTAPPPSGGEHDKHNHG from the coding sequence ATGAAACTCGTATTTCAAAAACTTCGTGACAACACCTGGCTCGTCCAGGCTGTCGGTTTCTTGGTGATCGGCTTTGCGTTTGCTTGGTGGCTGCGAGGACCATCGTCGTCGGACTCGTCAGCGGGTTCCCAAGGCGTTGTGGCTGAGCAAGCATCGAATGCACCGGCAATCTGGACCTGTTCGATGCACCCTCAAATTCGGCGTGACGGGCCCGGTAGCTGTCCCATTTGCGGCATGGATCTGGTGCCTGTGAAGAAGTCGGCAAGCGGCGTTCGTACTGTTTCGATCAACGCGGACGTTAAGAAGCTGATGAACATTCAGACGGTTCCGGTAGGACGTCAGTATGTGACCGCTGATGTGCGGATGGTCGGGAAGATTGAGTATGACGAGACACGACTGGCGCACATCACCGCATGGGTTTCTGGGCGGCTGGATCGGCTGTATGTCGACTTCACTGGCGTCGAAGTCAACAAAGGCGATCACATGGCGTACATCTACAGCGAAGAGTTGTATACGGCCCAACAGGAGTTGATCGCGGCGATCGAGTCCAATGCTGGCCGTTCGTCATCTCGTTTCGTCAAACCGATCGACCTAGCAGAATCCGCTCGCGAGAAACTGCGGTTGCTTGGAATTACCGAAGAGCAAATCCAGGGAATCGAACAACGCGGCAAGCCAACCGAGCACCTAACGATTTACTCACCAGCTAGCGGAATTGTCGTAGAGAAACTCCGCCAGGAAGGTGACCGGGTTCGTACTGGCGATCGCATCTATACCGTTGCAGATTTGAGTCATCTGTGGGTGCAAATGGATGCCTATGAGTCTGATCTCGCCTGGCTTCGGTACGGGCAGGAAGTTGAATTCACGACGGAGGCTTACCCGGGTGAAGTCTTCAAGGGGCAGATCGCGTTTATCGACCCGGTTTTGAACAAGGACACCCGTACCGTCAAGGTCCGCGTGAACGTGTCGAACGAAGATGGACGACTGAAGCCAGAGATGTTCGTGCGGGCGATTGTTCGATCTAAAATCGCAGCCGGTGGCCGCGTGTTGGATGCATCGTTGGCTGGCAAATGGATCAGCCCAATGCACCCCGAAATCATCAAAGACGAACCAGGCAATTGCGATATCTGCAAGATGCCACTGGTGCGTGCAGAATCCCTTGGATACGTGACCGCAGAACCCAGTGATACCGCAAAGCCGCTTGTGATTCCCGTGTCGGCTGCCCTCTTAACCGGGACGCGAGCGATTGTTTATGTCCAGGTGCCAGACGCCGAAGAGCCGACTTACGAAGGGCGCGAGATTGTATTAGGCCCTCGCGCTGGCGATTACTACCTTGTCAAATCCGGTTTGAAAGAAGGTGAATTGGTCGTGACCAATGGCAACTTCAAACTTGACAGTGCTCTTCAAATCTCCGCCAAGCCTTCGATGATGACGCCAGCAGGCGGCGGAGGCGGCGGCGGTCACCATCATGGCGGCGACGCGATGCCTAAAGGTGAGGGTGACGCGATGACGGACCACTCGCAAATGTCACTGCCGCACAAAGTTGGCCAACAGATGCTGGCAGTTCTGGAATCCGTTAAGTCAGTCGAAGCAGCCATCGAGGAGGCGGAGCTAAGCAAAATCCGTGAAGCCTTTGCAACAGTGGGACAGCGAGTTGCAGCCGTGGACGCAAACACACTATCGGGCGATATGGCAGCCCAATGGCAGGAGTTTGCCATGTTGCTGGGAAACGACTCGGTCGAAGGGCAAGACATTCAAAGCTTGCAAGATGCGGATCGCGTGACTTTGGTGACCAAGGAACATGCGATGCGGCTACAGAAAATGTTCGGGATTTCACATGCCGGGCATGAGATGCCTGAGGAGACGCTTGATGTGCCGATGGCTTTTCGACAACAGTTAGATCGTTTGTTGCCCGCGTATTTGGCGATCGCTGATGGATTGGCATCGGACAAAGTCGATACGGCTACCAGTGGTGTCGAGCAATTGCATCAGAGCCTCCATTCGATCGACGCGAGCGGTCTTGATGACGTGGTCGCAAAGCGATGGGCAGCCGAGACACGAAGCCTCTCGTCGATTGCTGCTCGCCTAGCGAAGGCGACCGATTTGGAAGCGATGCGTTCCGCGTTTGCACTGCTATCTGATGAGTTAATCACGATCCAACGCATGTTTGGATTCCATAGCGGCAGTCAATTGTTTGAGCTGCATTGCCCGATGGCATTTGATGGGCGTGGAGCGACTTGGCTGCAGAGCAATGACACTGTTCGCAATCCGTATTACGGGGGCTCGATGCTCAAATGCGCCGACAAAGTCGAGCCGCTGGTCACTGCTCCACCGCCCAGTGGTGGCGAGCACGACAAACACAATCACGGCTAA
- a CDS encoding anti-sigma factor, producing MNCNETQDLLSAFYDDELSVDVCAAVAEHLQSCQGCARSLTDFERLSGAFSRAVAPPVPPSVWGQVVRGLDAENATESVGRVKPLPAVAPAVELASSANADRSTNRRISRATYRRLAIAASILLVFGLSVWISRHDTMSDTDHGRSKEFVATMDRYLRALPENPDEAEQFLLDKYDGKMVAPDEAVRLVGYRPAVADGLPERYSLASTSVLKMPCCTCVKAVCKRQDGSTLVLFEHDDEEVDWFGDRTSSMAMCGDKECCLVDLDSSIAATWREGPRSVTAVGVKDQEEVTALVRWFKQT from the coding sequence ATGAACTGTAACGAAACTCAAGATTTGCTCTCGGCGTTTTACGACGACGAGTTGTCGGTTGATGTGTGCGCTGCTGTTGCGGAGCATTTGCAAAGCTGTCAGGGATGTGCGAGGTCGTTGACTGATTTCGAGCGGCTTAGTGGTGCTTTCTCTCGTGCCGTGGCCCCGCCGGTTCCGCCGAGCGTTTGGGGGCAAGTTGTTCGAGGGCTCGACGCGGAAAACGCGACAGAGAGCGTAGGCAGGGTAAAGCCCTTGCCAGCGGTTGCCCCTGCTGTTGAGCTGGCCTCCAGCGCAAATGCCGATCGCTCGACGAATCGACGTATTAGTCGGGCGACGTATCGGCGTCTCGCGATTGCCGCTTCGATCCTCCTGGTCTTTGGCTTAAGCGTTTGGATATCTCGTCACGATACGATGTCCGACACGGATCACGGGCGTAGCAAAGAATTCGTTGCGACGATGGATCGCTACCTGCGGGCGCTTCCGGAGAATCCTGATGAGGCGGAGCAGTTCTTGCTGGATAAATACGATGGCAAAATGGTCGCTCCGGATGAGGCTGTCCGCCTTGTTGGATATCGACCGGCCGTAGCTGACGGCTTGCCGGAGCGCTATTCGCTCGCGTCGACAAGTGTTTTGAAGATGCCCTGCTGCACATGTGTGAAGGCCGTGTGTAAACGTCAGGATGGCTCGACGCTGGTTCTGTTTGAACACGACGACGAAGAGGTCGACTGGTTTGGGGACCGAACCTCCAGCATGGCGATGTGCGGCGATAAAGAGTGTTGTCTAGTCGATCTCGATTCAAGCATCGCAGCGACATGGCGAGAGGGCCCACGGAGTGTTACCGCCGTCGGCGTGAAGGACCAAGAAGAAGTCACGGCACTGGTCAGGTGGTTTAAACAGACTTGA
- a CDS encoding IS91 family transposase, protein MVAGQATSDLHAADGERRTGRFRQEKLTVHQLIRRGAERYVNEHRDGGASMTVQSVLAKTSLCRTSALGGRWYQCDDCDRLTKRHNSCGDRHCPQCSGGKRQNFSDRASKLIVDGVDYYQVVFTLPEVVSTMPLANRQEIAELLFHSAWKSLKKTVETEQQYELAALMVLHTWNQKLDAHWHVHALVPGAGPSLSDGGWIKARAPQVDGYEDDRQYLVDAINLRRSFRKIAVAHLQRLRKNDKLKLDGSLAYLQGDEAWEEMIDQLESKEWVSYIEPPPTESSRGEHVVRYLTRYLTGGPISDYRIIAADDHEVTFWAREGRTTGGESLQVPFTLSTSEFIRRWCLHILPKELTKTRQFGGWSNTKAEEYLAKCRASLTDADRSQAGTLDLLSDEVDSVEAEPESKLCCEHCGSESLRLTHEYEKRPWSEIFRRDSKDSPRWYRESQEKDDIRFWDGAMGEGFSQWYAWYLKSGIESAREQTAPETAPESNARAGTRQLQLFQ, encoded by the coding sequence CTGGTTGCCGGTCAAGCAACTTCCGACTTACACGCCGCCGACGGAGAACGGCGAACAGGACGATTCAGGCAAGAAAAGCTAACCGTCCATCAACTCATTCGTCGCGGTGCTGAACGTTACGTCAACGAGCACCGCGACGGGGGAGCCAGCATGACGGTCCAAAGCGTGTTGGCCAAGACCAGCCTCTGCCGTACTTCGGCACTCGGTGGTCGTTGGTATCAGTGTGATGATTGTGATCGCCTGACGAAACGACACAACTCCTGTGGCGATCGGCACTGTCCGCAATGTAGTGGCGGAAAACGCCAGAACTTCTCCGATAGAGCTTCGAAACTGATCGTCGACGGTGTCGACTACTACCAAGTCGTCTTCACGTTACCGGAGGTGGTCTCGACGATGCCACTGGCGAATCGTCAAGAGATCGCGGAGTTGCTGTTCCACTCTGCTTGGAAGTCTCTCAAAAAGACGGTTGAAACAGAACAGCAATATGAGCTCGCTGCGCTGATGGTGCTTCACACCTGGAACCAGAAGCTGGATGCTCATTGGCATGTTCACGCATTGGTTCCTGGGGCGGGGCCCAGTTTAAGCGATGGAGGTTGGATTAAAGCCAGGGCGCCGCAAGTCGACGGCTATGAAGATGACCGCCAGTACCTCGTCGATGCGATCAATCTTCGAAGATCGTTTCGGAAGATCGCGGTGGCTCACCTACAGCGTCTTCGTAAGAACGACAAATTGAAACTCGACGGCTCGCTGGCGTATCTGCAAGGTGACGAAGCCTGGGAGGAGATGATCGATCAGCTCGAATCAAAGGAATGGGTCAGCTACATCGAACCCCCTCCGACCGAAAGCAGTCGCGGCGAGCACGTGGTTCGTTACTTAACGCGTTATCTGACCGGTGGGCCGATCAGTGACTACCGCATCATCGCCGCGGACGACCACGAGGTCACATTTTGGGCCCGCGAAGGCCGCACCACCGGTGGTGAATCGCTTCAAGTTCCGTTCACTCTCTCGACATCGGAGTTCATCCGTCGCTGGTGCCTGCACATTCTGCCAAAAGAGTTGACCAAAACACGTCAGTTTGGAGGCTGGTCGAATACAAAAGCTGAAGAATATCTCGCGAAGTGCCGAGCGTCACTCACCGATGCCGACCGATCGCAGGCGGGGACTCTCGACTTGCTCTCTGATGAAGTCGACTCGGTCGAGGCCGAGCCCGAATCGAAGTTGTGCTGTGAGCACTGTGGCAGCGAATCGCTTCGTCTAACGCACGAGTATGAGAAGCGACCGTGGAGCGAGATCTTCCGGCGGGACTCGAAAGATAGCCCACGTTGGTACCGCGAGAGTCAAGAAAAAGACGACATTCGCTTTTGGGACGGGGCCATGGGTGAGGGCTTTTCGCAATGGTACGCGTGGTATCTGAAAAGTGGCATTGAAAGTGCAAGGGAGCAGACGGCCCCAGAAACCGCACCCGAATCAAACGCCAGAGCTGGCACGCGGCAACTGCAGCTATTCCAATAG
- a CDS encoding tyrosine-type recombinase/integrase, with translation MSHKKRTCKLTKRLAEDMMIRNMAEATIDAYTYHVRKFADFIQKPLDQATVEDVRTFQLHLIRERKLAYGSFNQAVCALRFYYRYTQPMPWPVTMVPFGKRPKKLPTVLGRQEVDQLIQCTANLKHRTFLMTLYSGGLRFAEAANLRIHDIDSKRMMIRVANGKGKKERLIPLSPRLLKELRIYWLKYKPTDLLFPGKIPGKPYADTTIRKAMKDAGEKAGIKRRIYPHVLRHSYATGLLEAGVDLLTISKLLGHASFITTMVYLHCRREHLHSAPSPLDWLPVKQLPTYTPPTENGEQDDSGKKS, from the coding sequence ATGTCACACAAAAAACGAACCTGCAAACTCACCAAGCGGCTCGCCGAAGACATGATGATCCGCAACATGGCCGAAGCCACCATCGACGCCTACACCTATCACGTGCGAAAGTTTGCCGACTTTATCCAAAAACCGCTCGACCAGGCAACCGTCGAAGACGTTAGAACCTTCCAGCTCCATCTGATCCGAGAACGAAAGCTTGCCTACGGATCGTTCAACCAGGCCGTTTGTGCTTTACGGTTTTACTATCGCTACACCCAGCCCATGCCCTGGCCGGTCACGATGGTTCCCTTCGGCAAACGGCCCAAGAAGCTGCCTACCGTGCTCGGCCGACAAGAAGTCGACCAGCTGATTCAATGCACGGCCAATCTGAAACACCGAACTTTTCTGATGACGCTCTACTCCGGAGGGCTGCGGTTCGCCGAAGCGGCCAACTTGAGGATCCACGACATCGACTCCAAACGGATGATGATTCGAGTCGCCAATGGGAAGGGCAAAAAGGAACGCTTGATCCCTCTCTCACCGAGGCTCTTGAAAGAGCTCAGGATCTACTGGCTCAAGTACAAGCCGACCGACTTGTTGTTCCCGGGAAAGATTCCGGGAAAACCCTACGCCGACACCACGATTCGCAAAGCGATGAAGGATGCAGGGGAGAAGGCGGGGATCAAACGCAGGATTTATCCTCATGTCCTGAGACACTCCTACGCGACGGGACTGCTGGAAGCTGGCGTGGACCTGTTGACGATCAGCAAGCTCCTTGGTCACGCGAGCTTCATCACGACGATGGTCTATCTGCATTGCCGCCGGGAGCACCTGCACAGTGCCCCGAGTCCACTGGACTGGTTGCCGGTCAAGCAACTTCCGACTTACACGCCGCCGACGGAGAACGGCGAACAGGACGATTCAGGCAAGAAAAGCTAA
- a CDS encoding class I SAM-dependent methyltransferase: MKSLPIKFNDLDISQEDKQHADKCKPTRARYFRMLMSHIGIPHDGVFVDVGCGKGRILILAAEYGFERIVGLEISPQLCQIAERNVNAFHQRTSNSCSVNVVCTNILHYQLKGDESVFFLYSPFDHPVTKGFLDLLRKSIDDHPRTLHLIIDEFRFPELLENDDYFSHTGTYTYGAAEFQIYLHEA, from the coding sequence ATGAAGTCGCTGCCGATTAAGTTCAACGACCTAGATATCAGCCAGGAAGACAAGCAGCACGCCGACAAATGCAAGCCAACTCGCGCCAGGTACTTCCGCATGTTAATGAGCCACATCGGGATTCCTCACGATGGTGTATTCGTCGATGTCGGATGCGGCAAAGGTAGGATTCTCATACTGGCCGCTGAATATGGATTTGAACGAATCGTCGGCCTAGAGATATCGCCGCAGCTGTGTCAGATCGCTGAGCGCAACGTCAACGCTTTTCATCAGCGGACGAGCAATTCGTGCTCGGTGAACGTCGTTTGCACGAACATCCTTCATTACCAGCTCAAAGGTGATGAATCGGTCTTCTTCTTGTATTCGCCATTCGACCATCCCGTAACAAAAGGCTTCCTCGACTTGCTGCGCAAATCAATCGACGACCATCCGCGAACGCTGCACTTGATCATCGACGAGTTTCGGTTTCCGGAATTGCTGGAAAACGACGATTACTTTTCGCATACGGGAACCTACACATACGGCGCTGCCGAATTTCAAATTTATCTACACGAAGCGTGA
- a CDS encoding recombinase family protein yields the protein MKRHRRQIVVDLETAVWIVRIYRWFLVDGLNIEEIVRELNADPEAPAPAKSVLDRWTRDSVIAALTNRRYRGDWSYGNTESVWLSDKDYSRKFPREAPLQDAQFEELRIISDEVWFEVQKRLSTDPKRSGRKPRNGARRKHSRLLQGKFECPEHGRRLAVTGDGGKVMLCPVCRGYKVEQRPLFTHLNRKLATDLTCEKLASLFDDETALVTNVIEICGAQASTCGAPDPVTAQTLLSQIDKLRRTIKFNRQDPGESEMEQQQTRELLRDLRHQLAEAESALSAHQATTGRSMVIPTEDEILAEVRQLRQTLNDAPKLTDERQIRLVRRLIDDLVTGRIQLYQQGERKKCQGWLQGRFEVAVVPFLIKRLTGAEIGIGDEDRAEIVIDYRKSELIAEQADTAKRFWDDGLLCKEIAVQMGLHRSRITKVLQYWHDQRGLPRPNNKTRRKRLENKQSELPFHKRIANEVIELVEAGHSNLKIAGRLRTNDGNVAKAIQWWHETRGLPVPTAADRRRKKLNRAKRMLDEGMLIKDVAGALAYSPRGLTLTLEKDAENSGGVMGDGRTRRGNATAGNLANGVSLATQTRAA from the coding sequence TTGAAACGTCATCGCCGTCAAATTGTTGTCGATCTTGAGACGGCTGTTTGGATCGTCCGCATTTATAGGTGGTTTCTCGTCGATGGACTCAACATCGAAGAAATCGTCCGGGAGTTGAACGCTGATCCCGAAGCTCCGGCGCCGGCCAAATCGGTACTTGACCGTTGGACTCGTGACTCAGTGATTGCTGCTCTGACTAATCGTAGGTATCGAGGTGATTGGTCGTATGGCAACACGGAATCGGTTTGGTTGAGCGACAAGGACTACTCTCGCAAATTTCCTCGGGAGGCCCCCCTGCAGGACGCTCAATTCGAAGAACTGCGGATCATTTCGGATGAGGTTTGGTTTGAAGTTCAGAAACGCTTGTCCACTGACCCCAAACGCTCTGGTCGCAAGCCGCGTAACGGAGCACGCCGGAAGCATTCGCGACTGCTCCAGGGTAAGTTCGAATGTCCGGAACACGGTCGACGTCTTGCCGTAACCGGCGACGGTGGAAAGGTGATGCTTTGTCCGGTTTGCCGCGGTTACAAAGTTGAGCAACGCCCGCTTTTCACTCACCTCAACCGTAAACTCGCAACGGACCTGACTTGCGAGAAGTTGGCTTCGCTTTTTGATGACGAGACGGCACTTGTCACCAATGTGATCGAGATTTGTGGTGCCCAGGCCAGCACTTGCGGCGCCCCGGATCCCGTCACAGCGCAGACTTTGCTAAGTCAGATCGACAAGCTCCGGCGGACAATTAAATTCAACCGGCAGGATCCTGGCGAAAGCGAGATGGAGCAGCAGCAGACTCGCGAGTTGTTGCGTGACCTCCGTCACCAACTCGCTGAGGCCGAATCGGCGCTTTCGGCTCATCAGGCGACCACCGGACGGAGCATGGTGATCCCTACCGAAGATGAGATCCTCGCAGAGGTCAGGCAACTTCGTCAAACGCTGAATGACGCACCAAAACTCACCGATGAACGCCAGATTAGGCTCGTTCGACGGTTGATCGATGATCTGGTCACCGGAAGGATTCAGCTGTACCAACAAGGTGAACGCAAGAAATGTCAGGGTTGGCTTCAAGGACGTTTCGAAGTGGCTGTCGTGCCATTTCTCATCAAGCGTTTAACGGGTGCTGAAATTGGCATCGGTGACGAAGACCGGGCCGAAATCGTCATCGACTACCGGAAGTCGGAGCTCATTGCAGAGCAGGCTGACACCGCAAAGCGTTTCTGGGACGATGGTTTGCTATGCAAAGAGATCGCAGTACAAATGGGGCTCCATCGTAGTCGCATCACGAAGGTTCTTCAGTATTGGCACGACCAACGCGGATTGCCGCGTCCAAACAACAAAACCCGCCGCAAGCGACTTGAAAATAAACAGTCCGAACTGCCGTTCCACAAACGCATTGCCAACGAAGTCATCGAGTTGGTGGAAGCGGGGCACTCCAATCTTAAAATTGCTGGGCGTCTTCGGACTAACGACGGCAATGTAGCCAAGGCCATCCAATGGTGGCATGAAACACGCGGCTTGCCGGTTCCCACGGCGGCGGATCGTCGGCGCAAAAAACTCAACCGAGCAAAGAGGATGCTCGACGAGGGCATGTTGATCAAAGATGTCGCCGGAGCGTTGGCGTACAGCCCACGCGGGTTGACGCTGACGCTGGAAAAGGATGCTGAGAATTCCGGCGGCGTCATGGGTGACGGACGTACTCGACGCGGGAACGCCACCGCGGGCAACCTCGCCAACGGAGTGAGTCTGGCTACGCAGACTCGCGCGGCATAG
- a CDS encoding ATP-binding protein, whose amino-acid sequence MDRCDASVTRQLESLREGSFLDRRENVLIFGQPGAGKSHALCALANQLVQQGRSMLLTTCSLLVQQLLIAKRDLRLQKYIKQLSRFEGLMIDDLGYVQQNREEMEVLFTLLAERYERGSVLLTSNLAFSKWDQIFKDATHCLNNSDTERWWLPQQKDTQIVGGAMEMQAKAALIDSIRSRYYGARKRDKSRILDEFVAITGHQRKYALRILAERQNTTPERCEVVGRKIYDCAVKEVLVTLWESSDRLCGKRLKAILPELLKSMESHGHMNLDDSLKTRVLSASASTIDRLLRPIREEATGKKRVRPKKKVRAAVAVKTFSEWDDVAPGSLEVDFVAHCGGNLSGPFIHSLVATDVASGWTECIPILIREQSLVVESLELLRNRFPFPVLGINTDNDSSFINESVIKFCDSQSITFTRSRPYRKNDQAWIEQKNGSIVRKHLGYQRFSGPIACQTIAHLFDSVRWYVNMFQPSFKLLSKTRDGARVSKKFHSPQTPCERLLSDSRVSSESKEYLRRNRLEQDPLELLHAIRQSQAALDSLSTEDSLSQEQQIDLEEFLSQLPELWKKGEARPTHQPKPMRTRDYRTRPDPFEGDWTTILGWLEKSPDATASSLLERLIERSPDKYNGGQLRTLQRRVSQWRNIMARKLVTGTTAT is encoded by the coding sequence GTGGATCGATGTGACGCATCAGTGACACGACAACTGGAGAGTCTTCGGGAGGGATCGTTCTTGGATCGTCGGGAGAACGTACTGATTTTCGGTCAGCCCGGTGCGGGGAAGAGTCACGCGCTTTGTGCCTTGGCGAATCAACTCGTCCAGCAAGGCCGGAGCATGCTTCTGACAACGTGCAGCTTGCTGGTGCAACAGTTGCTGATCGCAAAGCGGGATCTTCGTCTGCAGAAGTACATCAAGCAACTGTCTCGTTTCGAGGGCCTGATGATCGACGACCTGGGTTACGTGCAGCAGAATCGAGAAGAGATGGAGGTGCTGTTCACGCTGCTGGCGGAACGTTACGAGAGAGGGAGTGTTCTGTTGACGAGCAACTTGGCGTTCAGCAAGTGGGACCAGATCTTCAAAGATGCGACGCATTGCCTCAACAATTCGGATACCGAACGATGGTGGTTGCCTCAACAGAAAGATACCCAAATCGTAGGTGGCGCCATGGAAATGCAAGCAAAAGCTGCACTGATTGACTCGATTCGTTCGCGATACTACGGCGCACGGAAACGAGACAAGTCGCGGATACTCGATGAATTTGTTGCGATTACCGGACACCAACGTAAGTACGCGCTGCGAATTCTCGCTGAACGCCAAAACACCACCCCAGAGCGTTGTGAAGTCGTGGGCCGCAAAATATACGACTGCGCGGTCAAGGAGGTGCTTGTAACGCTCTGGGAATCTTCCGATCGCCTATGCGGCAAACGCCTCAAAGCGATTCTTCCCGAGTTGCTGAAGTCGATGGAGTCGCACGGTCACATGAATCTTGATGATTCTCTCAAGACGCGGGTGTTGTCGGCAAGTGCTTCAACCATAGACCGACTGCTTCGTCCTATACGTGAGGAAGCGACTGGAAAGAAACGCGTTCGCCCAAAGAAAAAGGTCCGCGCTGCAGTTGCCGTCAAGACCTTTTCCGAATGGGATGATGTCGCCCCTGGGAGTCTCGAAGTAGATTTTGTTGCTCACTGCGGAGGGAATCTATCCGGCCCATTCATACACAGTTTGGTTGCTACAGACGTTGCGTCTGGATGGACGGAATGCATCCCGATTCTGATTCGCGAGCAGTCTCTCGTCGTCGAATCTTTGGAATTGCTGCGGAACAGATTTCCGTTTCCAGTCCTGGGAATAAACACTGACAATGACAGTTCGTTCATCAACGAATCAGTCATCAAATTCTGCGATTCCCAAAGTATCACATTTACTCGATCACGGCCCTATCGAAAAAACGATCAGGCATGGATCGAGCAGAAGAACGGTTCTATCGTTCGCAAACACCTCGGCTATCAGCGATTCTCGGGACCGATCGCATGCCAAACCATCGCACATCTTTTCGATAGTGTTCGTTGGTACGTGAACATGTTTCAGCCATCCTTCAAGCTCTTAAGCAAGACTCGTGACGGCGCCAGGGTAAGCAAGAAGTTTCACTCACCTCAAACGCCATGTGAACGGCTACTTAGTGACTCGCGAGTATCATCCGAATCGAAAGAGTATTTGCGACGCAACCGTCTTGAACAGGACCCGCTAGAACTACTACACGCAATCCGACAATCGCAAGCTGCGCTGGATTCGCTGTCGACGGAGGATTCGCTCTCCCAGGAGCAGCAGATTGATCTCGAAGAATTTCTTTCACAGTTACCGGAGCTATGGAAGAAAGGCGAGGCCCGACCAACTCATCAGCCGAAGCCGATGCGAACGCGAGATTATCGAACGCGTCCAGACCCCTTTGAAGGAGACTGGACGACGATTCTTGGATGGCTTGAAAAATCCCCAGACGCAACTGCGTCGTCGTTACTCGAAAGGCTCATCGAACGATCGCCCGACAAATACAACGGCGGTCAACTACGAACGCTTCAACGTCGCGTGAGTCAGTGGCGGAATATCATGGCAAGGAAATTAGTGACGGGCACCACGGCGACCTAA